A genomic segment from Arcobacter acticola encodes:
- a CDS encoding IS1634 family transposase, with protein MSLHIRQKKNSSGTISIQIIDRVHRKYKVIETIACVKNDLDLQIYLDVANKRLEELRQQMYPTLFDENKNEELIFIELGNNDLIPIGDELIYGKLFERLGCSSVDLDCKRLQMFKNLVVSRLLYPGSKLYLIDYLEYFKKESVDKNAIYRFLDTLYEENLKLQIEKCVFDHTYAKMNQTIAFTFYDVTTLYFESESEDDLRRIGFSKEGKLARPQIQLGLFTTLQGYPLSFEVYEGNKYEGHTLVDVLKKFQNKFQLKNKPVVVADRGMLNNNNLVYLENNGYKYILAAKIKNISNDLKEQISNLIFLNDGVTHTLKFNKDIPYTDENDNKQSININQRLVLSYSTARAKKDKHNRDKALERLKKKIEFSKSITKKDLKLSYYAKYLNIDDHKCDITFNINNQKVDNDSKLDGIKGFITNDFTLTPSEIIEHYNNQYAVEQAFRISKTDLKIRPIYHRLETRIKAHILISFVSYSIYKEFDSKLKENNIKFKFSQKLLRDIIKHMFALRTNGKLVYLKFDEIQQQVYNAIKNS; from the coding sequence ATGAGTTTACATATTAGACAGAAGAAAAATAGTAGTGGAACAATCAGTATTCAGATTATCGATAGAGTTCATAGGAAATATAAGGTTATAGAAACTATTGCTTGTGTAAAAAATGATTTAGATTTACAAATTTATTTAGATGTTGCAAATAAACGTTTAGAAGAACTGCGTCAACAAATGTATCCTACTTTATTTGATGAAAATAAAAATGAAGAGTTAATATTCATAGAACTTGGAAATAATGATTTAATACCAATAGGTGATGAATTAATCTATGGAAAATTATTTGAACGATTGGGATGTTCTAGTGTAGATTTGGATTGTAAAAGACTTCAGATGTTTAAAAATCTTGTTGTATCAAGATTACTGTATCCTGGTAGTAAATTATATTTGATTGATTATCTTGAATATTTTAAAAAAGAGAGTGTAGATAAAAATGCTATCTATAGATTTTTAGATACACTTTATGAAGAGAATTTAAAACTACAAATTGAAAAATGTGTATTTGATCATACTTATGCAAAAATGAACCAAACTATTGCATTTACATTTTATGATGTTACAACCCTGTACTTTGAATCTGAGAGTGAAGACGATCTTAGACGTATTGGATTTAGTAAAGAGGGTAAATTAGCACGTCCTCAGATACAACTGGGATTGTTTACAACACTACAAGGATATCCATTAAGCTTTGAGGTTTATGAGGGTAATAAATATGAGGGACATACTTTAGTTGATGTACTTAAAAAGTTTCAAAATAAATTTCAATTAAAAAATAAACCTGTAGTTGTAGCTGATAGAGGAATGCTAAACAATAATAATCTAGTATATCTTGAAAATAATGGATATAAATATATCCTTGCAGCCAAAATAAAAAATATATCAAATGATTTAAAAGAGCAAATATCAAACTTGATATTTTTAAATGATGGAGTAACTCATACACTTAAATTTAATAAAGATATACCATATACTGATGAGAATGACAATAAACAATCCATAAATATCAATCAAAGGTTAGTTCTTTCATATTCAACGGCAAGAGCTAAGAAAGATAAACATAATAGAGATAAAGCACTTGAAAGATTAAAGAAAAAAATTGAATTCTCAAAATCTATCACAAAAAAAGATTTAAAACTATCATACTATGCTAAATATCTTAACATCGATGATCATAAATGTGATATCACTTTTAATATCAATAATCAAAAAGTTGATAATGATTCAAAATTAGATGGTATAAAAGGTTTTATTACAAATGATTTTACACTAACACCAAGTGAAATTATAGAACACTATAATAATCAATATGCAGTAGAACAAGCATTTAGAATATCAAAAACTGATCTTAAAATCAGACCCATATACCATAGGCTAGAAACCAGAATAAAGGCTCATATTCTTATTTCATTTGTATCATACTCAATTTATAAAGAGTTTGATTCAAAACTTAAAGAAAATAATATTAAATTTAAATTCTCACAAAAACTTTTAAGAGATATAATTAAACATATGTTTGCACTTAGAACAAATGGAAAATTAGTCTACTTGAAATTTGATGAAATTCAACAACAAGTTTATAATGCAATTAAAAATAGTTAA
- the pyk gene encoding pyruvate kinase, with protein sequence MEKRTKILATLGPASHSIEIIEGLIKAGANMFRLNFSHGSHEYHLETLQNIRTAMKNVGKTVGILQDISGPKVRIGDLKEPFELFRDDVITFLKDEIVGYKRADKDYVVSINYPDILDKVKIDEYIYLYDGTIRARVIETGLEVKAKIENHGILSSRKGVNFPNTVIDIDVITKKDEKDIAWGVENEVDYFAISFVQNAKDMRKARNLLNGYKGKLIAKIEKFDAVENIDEIIDASDGLMVARGDLGIEVPYYDVPTIQKMLIKKANLKGMPVITATQMLLSMTQNERATRAEISDVANAVLDGTDVVMLSEESAVGEDPINVVDTMHNIIAKTEDIYNYDKQYKFPYLDEFDVIQSTVTKLADDLKANGILALTSSGKSALKMSRYRPKTPIFTFTHKKKVLNSLTAVWGVEPIGTIKEAQASKMFQKMLKALDEKGLLNRNGLYVATVGYPVGMPGSTNTIKILTPSEIEYYLNFPDFLIWTHTF encoded by the coding sequence ATGGAAAAAAGAACAAAGATATTAGCAACTTTAGGACCAGCAAGTCATAGTATAGAGATAATAGAAGGATTAATAAAAGCTGGGGCAAACATGTTTAGATTAAACTTTTCACACGGAAGTCATGAATATCATTTAGAGACATTGCAAAATATACGAACAGCTATGAAGAATGTTGGAAAAACAGTAGGGATATTGCAAGATATTTCAGGACCAAAAGTAAGAATTGGAGATTTAAAAGAGCCATTTGAACTATTTAGAGATGATGTAATAACTTTTTTAAAAGATGAAATAGTAGGATATAAAAGAGCAGATAAAGATTATGTAGTATCTATAAATTATCCAGATATCTTAGATAAAGTAAAAATTGATGAATATATTTATTTATATGATGGAACAATAAGAGCAAGAGTAATAGAAACAGGACTTGAAGTAAAAGCAAAAATAGAAAATCATGGAATACTGTCTTCAAGAAAAGGTGTAAACTTTCCTAATACTGTAATTGATATCGATGTAATAACAAAAAAAGATGAAAAAGATATCGCTTGGGGTGTAGAAAATGAAGTAGATTACTTTGCAATCTCTTTTGTTCAAAACGCAAAAGATATGAGAAAAGCTAGAAATCTTCTAAATGGTTATAAAGGTAAATTAATAGCTAAAATAGAGAAATTTGATGCTGTTGAAAATATAGATGAAATAATTGATGCAAGTGATGGATTAATGGTAGCACGTGGTGACTTAGGAATAGAAGTTCCTTACTATGATGTTCCAACTATTCAAAAAATGCTTATTAAAAAAGCAAACCTAAAAGGAATGCCAGTAATTACAGCAACTCAAATGCTTTTGTCAATGACTCAAAATGAAAGAGCAACTCGTGCTGAAATCTCAGATGTAGCAAATGCAGTTCTAGATGGAACAGATGTTGTAATGCTTTCAGAAGAAAGCGCAGTTGGTGAAGACCCAATAAATGTAGTTGATACAATGCATAATATTATTGCAAAAACAGAAGATATTTATAATTATGATAAACAATATAAGTTTCCATACCTAGATGAATTTGATGTTATTCAATCAACTGTTACAAAATTGGCAGATGATTTAAAAGCGAATGGTATCCTAGCTCTTACAAGCTCAGGAAAATCAGCATTAAAAATGTCAAGATATAGACCAAAAACGCCAATATTTACCTTTACTCATAAGAAAAAAGTGTTAAACTCACTAACAGCCGTTTGGGGAGTAGAACCAATAGGAACAATAAAAGAGGCACAAGCATCAAAGATGTTTCAAAAGATGCTAAAAGCATTGGATGAAAAAGGATTGTTAAATAGAAATGGATTGTATGTAGCAACAGTGGGATATCCAGTAGGGATGCCAGGAAGTACAAATACAATCAAAATATTAACTCCATCTGAAATAGAGTATTATTTGAATTTTCCTGACTTTCTCATATGGACACACACTTTTTAA
- a CDS encoding NADP-dependent glyceraldehyde-3-phosphate dehydrogenase produces MSSNKNFEKIYISKNEIPKEYRLETQLIQDEYLINGVIKQWKGPKQDVYSPICLKENENKQVKLGSYPILTQTEAQEALDSAVAAYNYGMGEWPQMKVSDRIKAVENFTFKMLEKREEVVNVLMWEIGKPLKDSQKEFDRTIDYIKDTIEALKNLDRKNSQLEIESGILAQVKRSPLGVTSCMGPFNYPLNETFTTLIPALIMGNSVIFKPPKFGVLLHKPLLEAFRDSFPKGVVNTLYGSGEELLTPLMKSGKIDVLAFIGSSKVASTLQHHHPKPNRLRSVLSLEAKNVGIVMPDANLEIAVNECVTGSLSFNGQRCTALKILYVHENIVGSFLEAFNEKINEIKFGLPWDKDVQITALPEKNKTKYLKELIDDAVSKGSKVINQNGGIIKDTFMFPAVLYPVNKNMRVYHEEQFGPIVPILTYKNIQEPMQYLMESNYGQQVSIFGNNSDEIAKMVDSFVNQVSRVNINAQCQRGPDIFPFTGRKDSAQSTLSVSDALRAFSIRSMVAIKETSENKEILTNILRNHKSNFLSTDFIL; encoded by the coding sequence ATGTCTAGTAATAAGAATTTTGAAAAGATTTATATAAGTAAAAATGAGATACCAAAAGAGTATAGATTAGAAACACAATTAATACAAGATGAATATTTAATTAATGGTGTAATAAAACAATGGAAAGGTCCAAAGCAGGATGTATATTCTCCAATTTGTTTAAAAGAAAATGAAAATAAACAAGTAAAATTAGGATCATATCCAATCCTTACTCAAACAGAAGCTCAAGAAGCTTTAGATTCTGCCGTTGCTGCGTATAATTATGGAATGGGTGAATGGCCACAAATGAAAGTAAGTGATAGAATTAAAGCAGTTGAGAATTTTACATTCAAAATGTTAGAAAAAAGAGAAGAAGTAGTAAATGTTTTAATGTGGGAAATTGGAAAACCACTTAAAGATTCTCAAAAAGAGTTTGATAGAACAATTGACTATATTAAAGATACAATTGAGGCATTAAAAAATTTAGATAGGAAAAATTCTCAATTAGAAATAGAATCAGGAATTTTAGCACAAGTAAAAAGATCTCCACTTGGAGTTACTTCATGTATGGGCCCATTTAATTATCCGTTAAATGAAACATTTACCACTTTAATTCCAGCACTTATTATGGGGAATTCAGTTATTTTCAAACCTCCAAAATTTGGTGTTTTATTACATAAGCCTTTACTTGAAGCTTTTAGGGATTCTTTTCCTAAAGGTGTTGTAAATACTTTATATGGGAGTGGAGAAGAACTATTAACACCATTAATGAAGAGTGGAAAAATAGATGTTTTAGCTTTTATTGGAAGTTCAAAAGTTGCAAGTACATTACAACATCATCATCCAAAGCCAAATAGATTAAGATCAGTATTAAGTTTAGAAGCTAAAAATGTAGGGATAGTAATGCCTGATGCTAATTTAGAAATAGCTGTAAATGAGTGTGTAACAGGAAGTTTATCTTTTAATGGACAAAGATGTACTGCTTTAAAAATACTTTATGTACATGAAAATATTGTAGGAAGTTTTTTAGAAGCATTTAATGAGAAAATTAATGAAATTAAATTTGGTCTACCTTGGGATAAAGATGTTCAAATAACTGCTTTACCTGAAAAAAATAAAACAAAATATTTAAAAGAGTTAATTGATGATGCTGTTTCTAAAGGTTCAAAAGTAATAAATCAAAATGGTGGAATTATTAAAGATACCTTCATGTTTCCAGCTGTTTTATATCCAGTGAATAAAAATATGAGAGTTTATCATGAAGAGCAATTTGGTCCAATAGTTCCAATTCTTACTTATAAGAATATACAAGAACCAATGCAGTATCTAATGGAGTCAAATTATGGCCAACAAGTAAGTATTTTTGGAAATAATTCAGATGAAATTGCAAAAATGGTAGATAGTTTTGTAAATCAGGTTAGTCGTGTAAATATTAATGCACAATGTCAAAGAGGGCCTGATATTTTCCCCTTCACAGGTAGAAAAGATTCAGCACAAAGTACACTTTCAGTTAGTGATGCATTAAGAGCATTTAGTATTAGATCAATGGTTGCAATTAAAGAAACTAGTGAAAATAAAGAGATTTTAACAAATATTTTAAGAAATCATAAATCTAATTTCTTATCAACAGACTTTATTCTTTAA
- the pgi gene encoding glucose-6-phosphate isomerase has protein sequence MNEKRTVVFNNLRQLKNRLDRLTMSELFALNPNRFDDFSIKYDDLLLDYSKNHIDKDVINAFKDLAKAINLKEKINDMFTGKKINITENRAVLHIALRNDINSSIIVDGKDIMPDVKQSLEKMEIFVNAIRNGEILSSSGEKFTDVINIGIGGSHLGPEMVTKALKPYHDGPKIHFVSNIDPSHIYDVINSLDPKKTLVLIASKTFTTIETMTNAKSAWKWMSKSVGEENAGEHFVAISTALDKIKEFGIRDDRVFGYWDWVGGRYSIWSSIGLCVILAIGMNNFREFLKGAHEMDEHFLNEPVENNMPVILGFLGIWHINICNYVTRAILPYDQRLNAFPSYIQQLDMESNGKSITSDGENVSEKTGVIVWGAAGTNSQHSFFQLLHQGSEIVPCEFMLAANEHEEGMKEHKDLLIANCLAQSQALMVGRSIQEVIRILKKRGVPHEEAIRLAPHRKFMGNRPSSTILYKKLDPKTLGKIIALYEHRVFVEGITWNLDSFDQWGVELGKELASDMLTCLDESSDSKNKDNNYGEQDASTVGLLNAIKSFQE, from the coding sequence ATGAATGAAAAAAGAACTGTAGTTTTTAATAATTTACGACAATTAAAAAATAGACTTGATAGATTAACAATGAGTGAATTATTTGCTCTAAACCCAAATAGATTTGATGATTTTAGTATCAAATATGATGATTTATTGTTAGATTATTCAAAAAATCATATAGATAAAGATGTTATTAATGCATTTAAAGATTTAGCAAAAGCTATAAATTTAAAAGAAAAAATTAATGATATGTTTACGGGTAAAAAAATCAATATAACAGAAAATAGGGCTGTACTACATATTGCCCTTAGAAATGATATAAATAGTTCTATTATAGTTGATGGAAAAGATATTATGCCAGATGTTAAACAAAGTCTTGAGAAAATGGAAATATTTGTAAATGCAATTAGAAATGGTGAAATATTATCTTCAAGTGGTGAAAAGTTTACAGATGTTATAAATATTGGAATAGGAGGATCTCATTTAGGTCCTGAAATGGTAACAAAGGCTTTAAAACCATATCATGATGGACCAAAGATTCATTTCGTATCAAATATTGATCCTTCTCATATTTATGATGTAATTAACTCTTTGGATCCTAAAAAAACACTTGTATTAATTGCCTCAAAAACTTTTACTACTATTGAAACAATGACAAATGCAAAAAGTGCATGGAAATGGATGAGCAAAAGTGTTGGAGAAGAAAATGCAGGTGAACATTTTGTAGCAATCTCAACAGCCTTAGATAAGATAAAAGAGTTTGGTATTAGAGATGATAGAGTATTTGGATATTGGGATTGGGTAGGTGGAAGATACTCAATTTGGAGTTCAATTGGTTTATGTGTTATTTTAGCAATAGGTATGAATAATTTTAGAGAATTTTTAAAAGGTGCCCATGAAATGGATGAACACTTTTTAAATGAGCCAGTTGAAAATAATATGCCCGTAATCTTAGGATTTTTAGGTATTTGGCATATAAATATTTGTAATTATGTAACAAGAGCAATTTTGCCTTATGATCAAAGATTAAATGCCTTTCCTTCTTATATCCAACAATTAGATATGGAAAGTAATGGTAAAAGTATTACAAGTGATGGTGAGAACGTAAGTGAAAAAACAGGTGTGATTGTTTGGGGTGCTGCTGGAACTAACTCTCAGCATTCTTTTTTCCAATTACTTCATCAAGGTTCTGAAATAGTTCCATGTGAATTTATGTTAGCAGCAAATGAACATGAAGAGGGGATGAAAGAACATAAAGATCTTCTTATTGCAAATTGCTTAGCTCAAAGTCAAGCTTTAATGGTAGGTAGAAGTATTCAAGAAGTTATTAGAATACTTAAAAAAAGAGGTGTTCCCCATGAAGAAGCTATTAGATTAGCACCTCATAGAAAGTTTATGGGAAATAGACCTTCCTCTACAATTCTATACAAAAAACTAGATCCAAAAACTTTAGGAAAAATTATAGCTTTATATGAACATAGAGTTTTTGTAGAAGGAATTACATGGAATTTAGACTCATTTGATCAGTGGGGAGTTGAGTTAGGAAAAGAGTTAGCTTCTGATATGCTAACTTGTCTTGATGAATCAAGTGATAGTAAAAATAAAGATAATAACTATGGGGAACAAGATGCTTCAACAGTGGGATTATTAAATGCAATAAAAAGTTTCCAAGAATAA
- the eda gene encoding bifunctional 4-hydroxy-2-oxoglutarate aldolase/2-dehydro-3-deoxy-phosphogluconate aldolase, protein MILNANSVMKISPIVPVVVVDNANEALDLAKVLYEGGISVMEITLRTKAGLEAIEKIANEFPSMIVGAGTVCDIQDYRNAVNSGSKFVFSPGITMSLIQESKNQTIPFIPGVSSASEIMLAKENDLTHCKLFPASLVGGVDILKAFGGPFPGINFCPTGGVNLNNMNDFLALDNVLCVGGSWVSSSKLVKEKKFKEITKIVQESLAVVLK, encoded by the coding sequence ATGATTTTAAATGCAAATAGTGTAATGAAAATATCGCCAATCGTACCAGTTGTTGTTGTAGATAATGCTAATGAAGCATTAGATTTAGCAAAGGTATTATACGAAGGTGGTATAAGTGTTATGGAAATTACCTTAAGAACTAAAGCAGGTCTTGAAGCAATAGAAAAAATTGCTAATGAATTTCCTTCAATGATTGTTGGTGCAGGAACTGTGTGTGATATTCAAGATTATAGAAATGCTGTTAATAGTGGTTCTAAGTTTGTTTTTTCACCAGGAATTACTATGTCATTAATACAAGAGAGTAAAAATCAAACTATTCCTTTTATTCCAGGAGTTTCAAGTGCTTCTGAAATTATGTTGGCAAAAGAGAATGATTTAACACATTGTAAACTTTTTCCTGCAAGTTTAGTAGGTGGAGTAGATATATTAAAAGCTTTTGGTGGACCTTTTCCTGGGATTAATTTTTGTCCAACAGGTGGTGTAAATTTAAATAATATGAATGATTTTCTAGCACTTGATAATGTTTTATGTGTGGGTGGTAGTTGGGTATCATCATCAAAGCTTGTAAAAGAAAAAAAGTTTAAAGAAATAACTAAAATTGTTCAAGAATCTTTAGCAGTAGTTTTAAAGTAG
- the edd gene encoding phosphogluconate dehydratase, which translates to MNKIIQEVTNNIIERSKTNRKIYLDMIEQSKFEGMNRNKMGCSNLAHTIAPMSDGEKELLMDMEIANIAIVSAYNDMLSAHEPYKNYPSIIKEELLKNRATAQVAGGVPAMCDGITQGKEGMELSLLSRDNIAMGTAIGLSHNVFDGAVYLGVCDKIVPGLLMGALSFGHLPAVFIPSGPMPSGISNSEKAKKREAFEQGEINKDELLKVEAQSYHSCGTCTFFGTANSNQMLLEMMGLQLPNGSFVNTNTPLRTELTKEASIQILNLVKKDGYALADIIDEKSFVNAIVGLMATGGSTNHSIHLIAMAKIAGITLTWDDFDAISKVTPLLCKMYPNGSLDVNHFRDAGGMGVVISQLIKAGLVHNDVKTIMGVGLDDYCVEPKLIDSKLVFQKDCNISRNDEVISSIENPYSKEGGLKLLKGNIGRSVIKTSALKESQLYIKAPAIVFETQSALKEAFSRGELNKDFIAVVKFQGPKANGMPELHGLLPIMGLIQNQGFKVAIVTDGRMSGASGKVPSAIHLTPEAVEGGMINNIRNGDMLCLDVKNGKLALEESSEELIKRIKNNKVELNNGITYGRFLFNTIRENISNAELGATIFKDYEGKE; encoded by the coding sequence ATGAATAAGATTATCCAAGAAGTTACAAATAATATAATAGAAAGATCAAAAACAAATAGAAAAATTTATCTTGACATGATAGAACAGTCTAAATTTGAAGGTATGAATAGAAACAAAATGGGTTGTAGTAACCTAGCTCATACAATTGCTCCAATGAGTGATGGAGAAAAAGAACTTTTAATGGATATGGAAATTGCAAATATTGCAATAGTAAGTGCTTATAATGATATGTTATCAGCTCACGAACCTTATAAAAATTATCCTAGTATTATAAAAGAAGAATTACTTAAAAATAGAGCAACGGCACAAGTTGCAGGTGGTGTTCCAGCAATGTGTGATGGAATTACTCAAGGTAAAGAAGGAATGGAATTAAGCTTATTATCAAGGGATAATATAGCAATGGGAACAGCAATTGGCTTATCTCATAATGTGTTTGATGGAGCTGTTTATCTAGGTGTTTGTGACAAAATTGTTCCAGGGCTTTTAATGGGGGCTTTAAGTTTTGGACATTTACCAGCTGTATTTATACCTTCTGGCCCTATGCCTTCTGGTATTTCAAATTCAGAAAAAGCTAAAAAAAGAGAAGCCTTTGAACAAGGTGAAATAAACAAAGATGAACTTCTAAAAGTAGAAGCACAATCTTATCATAGTTGTGGAACTTGCACATTCTTTGGAACTGCAAATTCAAATCAAATGTTACTAGAAATGATGGGTTTACAACTTCCAAATGGATCTTTTGTAAATACAAATACGCCTTTAAGAACAGAGTTAACAAAAGAGGCTTCAATACAGATTTTAAATTTAGTTAAAAAAGATGGCTATGCATTAGCAGATATTATTGATGAAAAAAGTTTTGTAAATGCAATTGTTGGACTTATGGCAACTGGTGGTTCAACTAATCATTCTATACATTTAATTGCAATGGCAAAAATAGCAGGAATTACTTTAACATGGGATGATTTTGATGCTATTTCAAAAGTAACTCCTCTTTTATGCAAAATGTATCCAAATGGTAGTTTAGATGTTAATCACTTTAGAGATGCAGGAGGAATGGGAGTTGTTATCTCTCAGCTTATAAAAGCAGGACTTGTTCATAATGATGTAAAAACTATTATGGGTGTTGGATTAGATGATTATTGTGTTGAACCAAAATTAATAGATAGTAAACTTGTTTTTCAAAAAGATTGCAATATTTCTAGAAATGATGAGGTAATTAGTTCAATTGAAAATCCTTATAGTAAAGAGGGCGGATTAAAATTATTAAAAGGAAATATAGGAAGATCTGTAATTAAAACATCTGCTTTAAAAGAATCTCAATTATATATAAAAGCTCCAGCAATAGTGTTTGAAACACAAAGTGCGTTAAAAGAGGCATTTTCAAGGGGCGAATTAAATAAAGATTTTATTGCTGTAGTTAAATTCCAAGGTCCAAAAGCAAATGGTATGCCTGAACTTCATGGATTACTTCCGATTATGGGATTAATACAAAATCAAGGGTTTAAAGTAGCAATAGTTACAGATGGAAGAATGTCAGGAGCTTCTGGAAAAGTACCAAGTGCAATACATTTAACACCTGAAGCAGTTGAAGGTGGTATGATAAATAATATTAGAAATGGTGATATGCTTTGTTTGGATGTTAAAAATGGTAAATTAGCACTTGAAGAGTCAAGTGAAGAACTTATTAAAAGAATAAAGAATAATAAAGTTGAATTAAATAATGGTATTACATATGGAAGATTTTTATTTAATACTATAAGAGAAAATATTTCTAATGCAGAACTTGGTGCAACAATTTTTAAAGATTATGAAGGAAAAGAATAA
- the pgl gene encoding 6-phosphogluconolactonase — protein sequence MNTNFYTFTNQKTLIEDFSKTIIDKLEKAIEKKGEAVLLVSGGNTPKPLFEKLRTFDISWNKVKIGLVDERWLDGKHEDSNAKLVKEYLLKDKASKALFIPLYQENLDPLKSIDICSTLVKNKLFPCDVLILGMGDDFHTASLFPNNEKLKDGIDLNNEKYCVSMTPSTAKHTRMSLTLSAILKADNIYLHIQGKNKKEVYEKALKENDFLLSPISAVLKNEKKQIEVYYNE from the coding sequence ATGAACACTAATTTTTATACCTTTACAAATCAAAAAACTTTAATTGAAGATTTTTCAAAAACAATAATTGATAAATTGGAAAAAGCAATAGAAAAAAAAGGTGAAGCAGTTTTACTTGTATCAGGTGGAAATACTCCAAAACCTCTTTTTGAAAAATTGAGAACTTTTGATATTTCTTGGAATAAGGTAAAAATTGGTTTAGTTGATGAAAGATGGCTTGATGGTAAGCATGAAGATAGTAATGCAAAATTAGTAAAAGAATATTTACTAAAAGATAAGGCCTCAAAAGCTTTATTTATCCCTTTGTATCAAGAAAATTTAGATCCTTTAAAATCTATTGATATTTGCTCAACTTTGGTTAAAAATAAGTTGTTTCCATGTGATGTACTTATTTTAGGTATGGGAGATGATTTTCATACTGCTTCTCTTTTTCCAAATAATGAAAAATTAAAAGATGGAATTGATTTAAATAATGAAAAGTATTGTGTAAGTATGACTCCTTCAACAGCAAAACATACAAGAATGAGTTTAACTTTAAGTGCTATTTTGAAAGCAGATAATATATATTTACATATTCAAGGTAAAAATAAAAAAGAAGTATACGAAAAAGCATTAAAAGAGAATGATTTTTTACTTTCACCTATATCTGCAGTTTTAAAAAATGAAAAAAAACAAATAGAGGTATATTACAATGAATAA
- the zwf gene encoding glucose-6-phosphate dehydrogenase, whose product MKIFLNSEELFDEEKSKKFEDLIKYCHIDFKEEKTFKNLENLLKNNQNEERIFYFSTSSDFYETICKSLNDYKLISENSRVVLEKPIGKDLDSSKEINEKVLGYFKEEQIYRIDHYLGKDTVQNLLALRFSNKMFVPLWDANNIDHIQITLSESVGVESRWEFYNEYGAMRDMVQNHLMQLVCLLAMEPPHSLDPNAIRDEKLKVLNSLRNIEEKDMKDHTVRAQYVAGTIDGKEVQGYLDDGKSTSDTETFVALKIFIDNFRWSNTPFYIRTGKRMSSKNSEIVIQFKSIPYSIFDNYTMPNKLVISFYPDESITLNLMHKIPGLDEKMKLQEVSLELNPPRSFVRKNEAYERLLLDVIRANPTLYMRLDEVKAAWKWTDKIISAWQNNITPMETYKAGTNGPNSVVSMMAKDGRVWHEH is encoded by the coding sequence TTGAAAATATTTTTAAATTCAGAAGAATTATTTGATGAAGAAAAATCTAAAAAATTTGAAGATTTGATTAAATACTGCCATATTGATTTTAAAGAAGAAAAAACGTTTAAAAATTTAGAAAATTTATTAAAAAATAATCAAAATGAAGAACGAATATTTTACTTCTCAACTTCATCAGATTTTTATGAAACTATTTGTAAATCACTAAATGATTATAAATTAATAAGTGAAAATTCAAGGGTTGTTTTAGAAAAACCTATTGGAAAAGATTTAGATTCTTCAAAAGAAATTAATGAAAAAGTTTTAGGGTATTTCAAAGAAGAACAAATTTACAGAATTGATCATTATTTAGGTAAAGATACTGTTCAAAATCTTTTAGCTTTAAGATTCTCAAATAAAATGTTTGTACCTTTATGGGATGCAAATAATATTGATCATATACAAATTACACTATCAGAAAGTGTAGGTGTTGAAAGTAGATGGGAATTTTATAATGAATATGGAGCGATGAGAGATATGGTTCAAAACCATCTTATGCAATTAGTTTGTTTACTTGCCATGGAACCACCTCACTCTCTTGACCCAAATGCAATAAGAGATGAAAAATTAAAAGTTTTAAATTCACTTAGAAATATTGAAGAAAAAGATATGAAAGATCATACTGTTCGAGCACAATATGTAGCAGGAACAATTGATGGAAAAGAAGTTCAAGGTTATTTGGATGATGGTAAATCTACAAGTGATACAGAAACTTTTGTAGCTTTAAAAATTTTTATTGATAATTTTAGATGGAGTAATACACCTTTTTATATAAGAACTGGTAAAAGAATGTCAAGTAAGAATTCTGAAATTGTAATACAGTTTAAATCTATTCCATATTCAATTTTTGATAATTATACAATGCCAAATAAATTAGTAATATCTTTTTACCCAGATGAAAGTATTACACTTAATCTTATGCATAAAATACCAGGACTTGATGAAAAGATGAAACTTCAAGAAGTTAGTTTAGAATTAAATCCCCCAAGAAGTTTTGTAAGAAAAAATGAAGCTTATGAAAGATTACTTTTAGATGTAATAAGAGCTAATCCAACTTTATATATGAGACTGGATGAAGTTAAAGCTGCTTGGAAATGGACTGATAAAATTATATCTGCATGGCAAAATAATATCACTCCAATGGAAACATATAAAGCAGGAACAAATGGTCCAAATAGTGTTGTGTCAATGATGGCAAAAGATGGAAGAGTTTGGCATGAACACTAA